A stretch of the Alphaproteobacteria bacterium genome encodes the following:
- the lptE gene encoding LPS assembly lipoprotein LptE — translation MLVAAALAGCGFHPLHGERASVEIATHLAHVKVAPIIGNLGPTLADLLDQELAPRGTAEKSRYRLSVSLTEGKEALVIEDNTLVRRYDFNLSVRYVLSESGSGTVLDQGDLRTVTSYNIVESAEYATLIAEQRAGRRATRQIGHKILERLTLYFDRRRGQ, via the coding sequence GTGCTTGTTGCCGCAGCGCTTGCGGGCTGCGGCTTCCACCCGTTGCACGGCGAGCGCGCCAGTGTAGAGATCGCTACTCATCTCGCACATGTCAAAGTAGCACCGATTATCGGCAACCTGGGTCCGACTCTCGCGGATTTGCTGGATCAAGAGCTTGCCCCGCGGGGAACGGCCGAGAAGTCGCGTTACCGCCTTAGCGTGTCACTGACCGAGGGCAAGGAGGCGCTGGTGATCGAGGATAACACCCTGGTGCGGCGCTATGACTTCAACCTCAGTGTCCGCTACGTTCTGAGCGAGAGCGGCAGCGGTACGGTGCTGGACCAGGGCGATTTGCGCACCGTAACCAGCTACAACATCGTCGAGTCGGCGGAATACGCTACACTCATTGCCGAGCAGCGCGCGGGCCGCCGCGCTACACGCCAGATTGGGCACAAGATTCTTGAGCGCCTGACGCTTTATTTTGACCGCAGGCGTGGCCAATGA